The following are encoded together in the Ezakiella massiliensis genome:
- the ltrA gene encoding group II intron reverse transcriptase/maturase, with amino-acid sequence MNSKMCATTNRAKNWESIDFSLAESYVKKLQMRIVKAWKMSKYGKVKSLQHLLTNSFYAKALAIKRVTENQGKKTSGVDGELWLTSQAKYKAIEKLNLRGYKPKPLKRVYIPKKNGKKRPLSIPTMTDRAMQTLYKFALEPIAETTADPNSYGFRAKRCTQDAIEQCFTSLNKKKSAKWVLEGDIKGCFDNISHEWILNNIPMNKKLLKLWLECGYIEKQKLFPTETGSPQGSPISPIISNMVLDGLEKAIKEKYHRRTVNKKTYFPKVNFVRYADDFIVTGESAELLENGVKPIIVKFLAERGLELSEEKTLITHINDGFDFLGVNIRMYKDKLLTKPSDKNFKAIVDKIRRIIKDNPSMKQEILIRKLNPIIIGWVNYQKYNVSSKAFEKLDYEIYKSLWTWCVRRHPKKGRKWIAKKYFHTIGNRTWTFSVATGDRMENGEKYYLRLKYATDTDIKRFTKIQAEANPFDENWQIYFEEREELKIRNELKGRTVINRLYKMQNGICPVCGEKITIDTDFRVHQTIQNNITLKTLVHPWCHRKLHINDEENTLAL; translated from the coding sequence ATGAACAGTAAAATGTGTGCTACTACTAACAGAGCTAAAAACTGGGAAAGTATAGATTTTTCTCTAGCAGAAAGCTATGTTAAAAAACTACAAATGCGTATTGTGAAAGCGTGGAAAATGAGTAAATATGGAAAGGTAAAATCCTTACAGCATTTACTCACAAATTCATTTTATGCAAAAGCCTTGGCAATTAAGAGGGTAACTGAAAACCAAGGCAAGAAAACAAGTGGTGTTGATGGTGAATTATGGCTAACATCACAGGCAAAGTATAAGGCGATAGAAAAGTTAAATTTAAGAGGATATAAACCTAAGCCTCTTAAAAGAGTGTATATACCAAAGAAAAATGGGAAGAAAAGACCTCTCAGCATTCCTACAATGACAGATAGAGCAATGCAAACCCTATATAAATTTGCACTTGAACCCATAGCAGAAACTACTGCTGATCCTAATTCTTATGGATTTAGGGCAAAAAGATGTACACAAGATGCTATCGAGCAGTGTTTTACATCACTCAATAAAAAGAAATCTGCAAAATGGGTACTTGAGGGAGATATAAAAGGTTGTTTTGATAATATAAGTCATGAATGGATATTAAATAATATCCCAATGAACAAGAAATTATTAAAACTTTGGCTTGAGTGTGGATATATAGAAAAACAAAAACTATTTCCAACAGAAACAGGAAGTCCCCAAGGCTCACCAATATCACCTATTATTTCCAATATGGTATTAGATGGTTTAGAAAAAGCAATCAAAGAGAAATACCATAGAAGAACAGTAAATAAGAAAACATATTTCCCAAAGGTTAACTTTGTTAGATATGCAGATGATTTCATCGTTACAGGGGAAAGTGCAGAATTGCTTGAAAATGGTGTAAAGCCAATCATTGTAAAATTCTTGGCTGAAAGAGGTTTAGAATTATCAGAGGAAAAGACACTCATAACACACATAAATGACGGTTTTGATTTTCTTGGAGTTAATATTAGGATGTATAAAGATAAGTTGCTTACAAAACCATCTGATAAGAACTTCAAGGCTATTGTCGATAAAATCAGACGAATCATAAAAGATAATCCGTCAATGAAACAAGAAATTTTGATTAGAAAATTAAATCCAATCATTATAGGTTGGGTAAACTATCAGAAATATAATGTTTCATCTAAAGCCTTTGAAAAACTTGATTATGAAATATATAAAAGCTTGTGGACCTGGTGCGTTCGTAGACACCCAAAGAAAGGTAGAAAATGGATAGCTAAGAAATACTTCCATACCATTGGAAATAGAACCTGGACTTTCAGTGTAGCAACTGGCGACAGAATGGAAAATGGCGAGAAATACTATCTTCGTCTTAAATATGCTACAGACACTGATATTAAAAGATTTACCAAGATACAAGCTGAAGCAAATCCATTTGATGAAAATTGGCAAATATACTTTGAAGAAAGGGAAGAGTTAAAAATACGAAACGAACTTAAAGGACGTACAGTTATAAATAGACTGTATAAAATGCAAAATGGAATATGTCCTGTTTGTGGAGAGAAAATAACTATTGATACAGACTTTAGAGTACATCAAACAATTCAAAATAACATTACCCTTAAAACTTTAGTACACCCTTGGTGTCATAGAAAATTGCATATAAATGATGAAGAAAACACGCTGGCTCTTTAA
- a CDS encoding helicase-related protein → MQVNDFKNIQEAIKYEVLQDEKEYLKLLKVIGNNQKYDFSSQLSIYNKEPEAKACATFDMWKKYFGRVVMRGQKGIPILVGSDVNQRISYIFDISQTTSMDRNINEVSLWQFDHENHNEALKEIIRDSSFEASDSLNENIFSLSRIYGDNYINLALADLRIDIEDRLSFEKFMRDSISYAVANRFNTVYPMDMENLKNNFTRINTISLEQIGLVISRVSEDIIDSTIEKSKEMDRARLLTERAGGDYNRDIENINKDRGGQDDLYRRDDRSRSRDGRVFTDGSDRGNSDEDRRENLGHDGEGSGIYGEISESDIRSSKTVLPSRERGHGELEETSGNVRGENTFEPSERNSESDSRLYQERESQNDESTRIDREDDERESRGIPRTDEQLNGNSEENGNQGIRGSLENEISQEKEADEASFFDGKNTENRKDYWIVEFNENHELVPDYSGQIVTKDLINVLRQKDIDVKDHNQTLGENEFGEMTDDYIGYFKFYFDHYVDGEVVEHYRIDLGDGEEVNEREFSYLEEQVALSEEKSLQEEVKEKIEPKFKIGDQVRYKDKDFTITDFDELSGGLKTVTIRDNMEYMGGMIRGSEVIPYRNDSYLEEIFENLSQTSEKLAVKVGKEFILEDENIFDGINLIETGTKVEVNGKEIPLYKGETFEESRKIDDLLDSGNYEIYKLSEHEKQIERQVEQESFIDNHNPEIDQMMDRYNVPRQAAENLLRGKEDLNNLGYEPNKERLSFARNYDLKNHIYSEYLTPSERLDKNIKAIKMLKRLENENRSPREYEQAYLADYLGWGGLADVFDEEKGGQWLEARNILKENLTNEEYLNAKESTLTSFYTPREVMDGIYKTLTDMGFKTGNILEPSAGVGNFIGNMPSEIRSSKVYGVEKDSLSGRIAKELYPEANIQIKGFEETNFSNNFFDLVIGNVPFGDFKVNDREYNRNNFLIHDYFFAKSIDKVRNGGIIAFITSSGTMDKKDESVRKYINARCEFLGAMRLPNTTFKGLAGTEVTSDIIFLKKRDSVIERDDDWIHLATDKKGLTYNKYFVDNPQMVLGDMKEVSGRYGNTITCDEKEDENLKDLMDLASKEISSNSKYEEVELLEDEELSLPATDDVKNFSYTIIDEDVYLRENSVLIKQNISDKNKEKIKDYLDVMNALKDVIEKQKDDFSDEEIKESQAKLNEVYDNFSKKHGFINSLSNTRALKEDSNFPLVSSIEILDDEDNFKAKSDIFSKRTITKAKVVDHVDTSLEALVLSVSQKGYVDFEYMESITSKDRNTLIGELEGEIFLDIKDTDLINNRMPFENFNNDDPFHFSYVSADEYLSGNIREKIGYLNSYIGEIENVIDLAPSEKKDTLLNELGKLKYQREKLQEVMPEELTASDINVRLGATWIPQKDIEDFTFNLLKTPGYDRWNINVRFSPHTSEWNIEGKSVDSTNDLANMTYGTSRVNAYKLIENALNLKDTKVFDQVINDDGSKTSVLNKKETMLASQKQELIKEEFKNWIFEDPDRRYRLEKIYNEKFNSIRNREFDGSNLTFDGMNTEIRLREHQKNAIARTLYGGNTLLAHVVGAGKTFEMVASAMESKKLGLASKSLFVVPNHLTTQIGREFMQLYPSANIMVADKKDFQPKNRKRFIGRIATGEYDAVIIGHSQFEKIPMSKEYQVRHIQDQIDDIVSFIDENKRNRGENFTVKQLEKTKKKLLVRLEKLNDDFKKDDVITFEELGVDKLFIDEAHNYKNLFLHTKMRNVAGIGQSEAFKSSDMYMKCRYMDEMTDGKGVVFATGTPISNSMTELYTMQRYLQYDDLKARGLEHFDAWASTFGETENTFELSPEGTGYRQKTRFSKFYNLPELMSMFKEVADIKTSDMLNLPVPEANFEVIKTKPTEEQKEILEAISERADAVRNNQVEPTEDNMLKITNDGKKLALDQRLINPLLPDDPNSKVNVCVKNIFSIWDKTKENSSTQLVFSDMSTPKGDGEFNIYDDIRNKLVNMGIPKEEIAFIHEADTDKQKDELFSKVRRGEVRVLLGSTQKMGAGTNVQNKLIALHDLDVPWRPSDLEQRSGRIVRQGNENDKVNIFRYVTENTFDAYLWVRHEVA, encoded by the coding sequence ATGCAAGTAAATGATTTTAAGAATATACAAGAAGCAATAAAGTATGAAGTGTTACAAGATGAAAAAGAATATTTAAAACTCTTAAAAGTTATAGGCAATAACCAGAAATATGATTTTTCTAGCCAACTAAGTATATATAACAAAGAACCTGAAGCTAAAGCTTGTGCGACTTTTGATATGTGGAAAAAATATTTTGGTCGAGTTGTTATGAGGGGTCAAAAGGGTATTCCAATTTTAGTTGGAAGTGATGTAAATCAAAGAATTTCATATATCTTTGATATTAGTCAGACCACATCAATGGATAGGAATATTAATGAGGTTAGCTTATGGCAGTTTGACCACGAAAATCATAACGAGGCTTTAAAAGAAATAATAAGAGATTCTTCATTCGAAGCTAGTGATTCACTCAATGAAAATATATTTTCTTTGAGTCGAATTTATGGAGATAATTATATTAATTTGGCTCTTGCTGATTTAAGGATAGATATAGAGGATAGACTGAGTTTTGAAAAGTTTATGAGGGACTCAATATCTTATGCGGTAGCTAATAGGTTTAATACAGTCTATCCTATGGATATGGAAAATTTAAAAAATAATTTTACGAGGATTAATACTATTTCTTTAGAACAGATAGGTCTTGTAATATCAAGGGTTAGTGAAGATATTATAGATAGCACAATAGAAAAATCTAAGGAAATGGATCGTGCTAGGCTGCTGACAGAAAGGGCCGGTGGCGACTATAATAGAGATATAGAAAATATAAATAAAGATAGAGGAGGTCAAGATGATTTATATAGACGAGATGATAGGTCAAGAAGTAGAGATGGACGAGTTTTCACAGATGGAAGCGACAGAGGAAATAGCGATGAAGATCGAAGAGAAAACCTTGGACATGATGGAGAAGGATCTGGAATTTATGGAGAGATATCCGAATCCGACATACGCAGTTCTAAGACTGTCTTACCTAGTAGGGAGCGAGGACATGGAGAACTGGAAGAAACTTCAGGAAATGTACGAGGAGAAAACACTTTTGAACCATCTGAAAGAAATTCAGAATCAGACAGTAGACTTTATCAAGAGAGAGAAAGTCAAAATGATGAAAGCACAAGGATTGACAGAGAAGATGATGAGAGAGAATCCAGAGGAATACCAAGGACAGATGAACAACTTAATGGCAACAGTGAAGAAAATGGCAATCAAGGAATACGTGGAAGCTTAGAAAATGAAATAAGCCAAGAAAAGGAAGCTGATGAAGCTTCTTTTTTTGATGGCAAAAACACTGAAAATAGAAAAGATTACTGGATCGTAGAATTTAATGAAAACCACGAATTAGTTCCCGATTATAGTGGGCAGATAGTAACTAAAGACTTAATTAATGTCCTAAGACAAAAGGATATTGATGTTAAAGACCATAATCAAACTCTTGGAGAAAATGAATTTGGAGAAATGACTGATGATTATATCGGATATTTCAAATTCTATTTTGATCACTATGTAGACGGCGAAGTTGTCGAACACTATAGGATTGACCTTGGTGATGGTGAAGAAGTAAATGAGCGTGAATTTTCATATTTAGAAGAACAAGTTGCATTAAGTGAGGAAAAATCATTACAAGAAGAAGTTAAGGAAAAGATAGAGCCTAAGTTTAAGATAGGCGATCAAGTTAGATATAAAGATAAGGACTTCACCATTACAGATTTTGATGAACTAAGTGGAGGACTTAAAACTGTCACTATCAGAGATAATATGGAATATATGGGAGGTATGATTAGGGGTTCGGAAGTAATTCCATATAGAAACGATTCATACCTTGAAGAAATCTTTGAAAATCTAAGTCAAACATCAGAAAAACTAGCAGTAAAAGTTGGTAAGGAATTTATTTTAGAAGATGAGAATATCTTTGATGGAATTAACTTAATTGAAACAGGAACTAAAGTAGAAGTTAATGGGAAAGAAATCCCCTTATATAAGGGTGAAACATTTGAGGAAAGTAGAAAGATTGATGACCTTTTAGATAGTGGAAATTATGAGATATACAAATTATCTGAGCATGAAAAACAAATTGAAAGACAAGTAGAGCAAGAAAGCTTTATAGATAACCACAATCCTGAAATTGACCAAATGATGGATAGATACAATGTCCCAAGACAAGCAGCCGAAAACTTATTGAGGGGTAAAGAAGATTTAAATAATCTAGGCTATGAACCTAATAAGGAAAGACTAAGTTTTGCTAGAAATTATGATTTGAAAAATCATATCTACTCAGAATACCTAACACCATCAGAAAGACTAGATAAAAATATCAAAGCTATTAAAATGCTAAAAAGACTTGAAAATGAAAATAGGAGTCCAAGAGAATATGAACAAGCCTACCTTGCTGATTATCTAGGTTGGGGTGGTCTTGCCGATGTCTTCGATGAAGAAAAGGGAGGTCAATGGCTTGAAGCAAGAAACATTTTAAAAGAAAATCTAACAAATGAAGAGTATTTGAATGCCAAAGAGTCCACTCTTACATCATTTTATACACCTAGAGAGGTAATGGATGGAATATATAAGACTCTAACAGATATGGGTTTTAAGACTGGGAATATCCTTGAACCATCTGCAGGAGTCGGTAATTTTATCGGTAATATGCCAAGTGAAATACGAAGCTCTAAAGTCTATGGAGTAGAAAAAGATAGTCTAAGCGGAAGAATAGCAAAAGAACTTTATCCTGAAGCTAATATTCAAATTAAAGGTTTTGAAGAAACAAACTTCTCAAATAATTTCTTTGACTTGGTAATAGGAAATGTTCCCTTTGGAGATTTTAAAGTTAATGATCGTGAATATAACAGAAATAACTTTCTGATTCACGATTATTTTTTTGCAAAGTCAATAGATAAGGTAAGAAATGGAGGAATTATTGCCTTCATAACTTCATCTGGAACTATGGATAAAAAAGATGAATCTGTTAGAAAATATATTAATGCAAGATGTGAGTTTTTAGGAGCTATGAGGCTTCCTAATACAACATTTAAAGGACTTGCTGGTACAGAAGTTACTTCAGATATTATTTTTCTAAAGAAGAGAGATTCAGTTATAGAAAGAGATGACGATTGGATTCATCTTGCAACTGATAAAAAGGGTTTGACCTATAATAAATATTTTGTAGATAATCCTCAGATGGTATTAGGGGACATGAAAGAAGTATCTGGAAGATATGGAAATACTATTACTTGTGATGAAAAAGAAGACGAAAATCTAAAAGATTTAATGGATCTTGCAAGTAAGGAAATATCTTCAAATTCAAAATATGAAGAGGTCGAGCTATTGGAAGATGAAGAATTAAGTCTTCCAGCAACAGACGATGTTAAGAATTTTTCCTATACCATTATTGATGAGGATGTCTATCTAAGAGAAAACTCAGTCTTAATCAAGCAGAATATATCAGATAAAAACAAAGAAAAGATAAAAGATTATCTTGATGTAATGAATGCTTTAAAAGATGTAATAGAAAAGCAAAAGGACGATTTCTCTGATGAGGAAATAAAAGAGTCACAAGCAAAGTTAAATGAAGTCTATGATAACTTTTCAAAGAAACATGGCTTTATTAACTCCTTATCAAATACTAGAGCCTTAAAGGAAGACTCAAACTTTCCCTTGGTTTCATCAATCGAAATACTTGATGATGAGGATAATTTCAAAGCAAAGAGTGATATATTTTCAAAAAGAACAATAACAAAGGCAAAGGTAGTAGACCATGTAGATACTTCCCTTGAAGCCTTAGTCTTATCAGTTTCACAAAAGGGATATGTAGATTTTGAATATATGGAATCTATAACAAGTAAAGATAGGAACACCTTAATTGGTGAACTTGAGGGCGAAATATTTTTAGATATTAAGGATACAGACCTAATAAATAACAGAATGCCCTTTGAGAACTTTAACAATGACGATCCGTTTCATTTTTCATATGTATCGGCTGACGAGTATTTAAGTGGAAATATTAGAGAAAAGATTGGCTACCTCAATTCATATATCGGAGAAATTGAAAATGTAATAGATTTAGCACCTTCTGAAAAGAAAGATACATTATTAAACGAGTTAGGCAAACTCAAATATCAAAGAGAGAAATTACAAGAAGTTATGCCTGAAGAACTCACTGCTTCTGATATAAATGTAAGGTTAGGAGCAACATGGATACCACAAAAAGATATAGAAGACTTTACTTTTAACCTTTTAAAAACACCTGGTTATGATAGGTGGAATATAAATGTTAGGTTCTCACCACATACAAGTGAATGGAACATTGAAGGTAAAAGTGTCGACTCAACTAATGACCTTGCTAATATGACTTATGGTACAAGTAGAGTAAATGCCTATAAGCTAATTGAAAATGCTCTTAATCTAAAAGATACAAAGGTATTTGACCAAGTAATAAATGATGATGGTTCAAAGACTTCTGTATTAAACAAAAAAGAAACTATGCTTGCAAGTCAAAAGCAAGAATTGATTAAAGAAGAATTTAAGAATTGGATATTTGAAGATCCTGATAGAAGATATAGGTTAGAAAAAATTTACAATGAAAAATTCAATTCAATTAGAAATAGAGAATTTGATGGTTCTAACTTAACTTTTGATGGAATGAATACTGAAATCAGACTTCGAGAACATCAAAAAAATGCCATAGCAAGGACTCTTTATGGTGGGAATACACTGCTTGCCCATGTAGTAGGAGCAGGAAAAACTTTTGAAATGGTAGCTTCTGCTATGGAATCTAAAAAGTTAGGACTTGCAAGTAAGTCATTATTTGTAGTTCCTAACCATCTAACCACTCAAATTGGTAGAGAGTTTATGCAATTATATCCGTCAGCAAATATTATGGTGGCCGATAAAAAAGACTTTCAACCGAAAAATAGGAAAAGATTTATTGGTAGGATTGCAACGGGAGAATATGACGCAGTCATTATAGGACACTCTCAATTTGAAAAAATACCAATGTCTAAGGAATACCAGGTAAGGCATATACAAGACCAAATAGATGATATAGTTTCCTTTATTGATGAGAACAAAAGAAATAGAGGAGAAAATTTCACAGTAAAACAACTAGAAAAGACAAAGAAAAAACTCTTGGTAAGACTGGAAAAACTAAATGATGATTTTAAAAAAGATGATGTAATAACTTTTGAAGAACTAGGAGTAGATAAGTTATTTATAGACGAAGCTCATAATTACAAAAACTTATTCTTGCATACCAAGATGAGAAATGTGGCGGGTATCGGTCAAAGTGAAGCCTTTAAGTCTTCGGATATGTATATGAAATGTAGGTATATGGATGAAATGACAGATGGAAAGGGCGTTGTATTTGCTACTGGTACACCAATATCAAATTCAATGACAGAGCTTTATACCATGCAAAGATACCTTCAGTATGATGATTTAAAGGCAAGAGGATTAGAACATTTTGACGCTTGGGCTTCAACTTTTGGAGAAACAGAAAACACCTTTGAATTATCTCCAGAAGGTACTGGATATAGGCAAAAGACAAGATTTTCAAAGTTCTATAACTTGCCAGAACTGATGAGCATGTTTAAAGAAGTAGCAGACATAAAGACTTCAGATATGTTAAATTTGCCAGTACCAGAAGCAAATTTTGAAGTTATTAAAACAAAACCTACTGAGGAACAAAAAGAAATATTAGAAGCTATTTCAGAAAGAGCTGATGCGGTTAGAAACAATCAAGTCGAGCCAACAGAAGATAATATGCTAAAGATTACAAATGATGGTAAAAAACTTGCCCTTGACCAAAGATTAATAAATCCACTACTTCCTGATGATCCTAATTCAAAGGTAAATGTGTGTGTTAAAAACATCTTTTCGATCTGGGATAAGACAAAAGAAAATTCATCGACCCAATTAGTGTTTTCAGATATGTCCACACCAAAAGGAGATGGAGAATTTAATATCTATGATGATATTAGAAACAAGCTAGTGAATATGGGAATACCTAAAGAAGAAATAGCCTTTATCCATGAAGCAGATACAGACAAACAAAAAGATGAATTGTTCTCTAAGGTAAGAAGAGGAGAAGTAAGAGTATTATTAGGCTCTACTCAAAAAATGGGAGCAGGTACAAATGTACAGAATAAATTAATAGCCTTACACGATTTAGACGTCCCTTGGAGACCGTCTGACCTAGAGCAAAGAAGTGGTAGAATTGTTCGTCAAGGTAATGAAAATGATAAGGTAAATATCTTTAGGTATGTAACTGAGAATACATTCGATGCGTATTTGTGGGTGCGACATGAAGTCGCTTAA
- a CDS encoding DNA topoisomerase 3 produces MKLVIAEKPSVAVTIAKVTHARTRKNGYYEGNGYIVSWCVGHLIQMASPDKIDEKWKKWTIDTLPIIPEEYIYEVSKSTKKQYEILKKLLNDKNIDSVINACDAGREGELIFRLVYNQAKCKKKIQRLWISSMENKAIEDGFRNLKNGENFEDLYRSASARAIADWLVGMNLSRLYSCIYKETYSVGRVQTPTLYLIAKRDSEINLFKKQKYYTVDLSYEGLKLVSDRIDKIEVAEQLLNLLEDEIVITEIEDKEISTKPDKPYDLTTLQREANKYFGYSANDTLNLAQGLYEKKLITYPRTDSRYLTDDMDNTMKELLKGLEDDFKINESNFKSIFNSSKVTDHYAIIPTISGIGKAKDLSDKESKIYNLIKNKLLASCSDNLKESSRKIRYEYDKFNFSASGKAIIDEGYAKYLKPYGKERQENELPDVKTGDKIKLTSKNISEKFTKAPSHYNEDTLLKSMENAGVESLDKDIEVERKGLGTPATRAGIIENLIHKDLIRRDKKNLLVTEKGNRLVSIVEDKFKSAETTSEWEMKLAKISSGEVDKEDFLREIEDSIRELVDRYKNNLNE; encoded by the coding sequence ATGAAGTTAGTAATAGCAGAAAAACCAAGTGTAGCAGTTACAATTGCAAAAGTAACCCACGCAAGAACAAGAAAAAACGGATATTATGAGGGGAATGGATACATTGTATCTTGGTGTGTAGGTCATTTAATTCAAATGGCAAGTCCCGATAAGATAGACGAAAAATGGAAGAAATGGACAATAGACACTCTTCCAATAATCCCAGAAGAATATATTTATGAAGTATCTAAAAGCACTAAGAAACAATATGAAATTTTAAAGAAACTTTTAAACGATAAGAACATCGACTCAGTTATAAATGCTTGTGATGCTGGTAGAGAAGGAGAGCTTATTTTTAGGCTTGTATATAATCAAGCTAAATGTAAGAAGAAGATTCAAAGACTTTGGATATCTTCAATGGAAAACAAAGCTATTGAAGATGGTTTTAGAAATCTTAAAAATGGAGAAAACTTTGAAGACTTATATAGATCGGCAAGTGCAAGAGCAATTGCAGATTGGCTGGTGGGAATGAATTTAAGTAGGCTTTATTCTTGCATTTACAAGGAAACATATTCTGTTGGTAGAGTACAAACACCAACTCTATATTTAATAGCTAAAAGAGATAGTGAAATAAACCTATTTAAGAAGCAAAAATATTATACAGTTGACCTATCTTATGAAGGATTGAAACTTGTATCAGATAGGATTGATAAAATTGAAGTTGCAGAACAACTATTAAACTTGCTAGAAGATGAAATAGTTATTACAGAGATAGAAGACAAAGAAATAAGCACAAAACCAGATAAGCCTTATGATCTCACTACTTTACAAAGAGAAGCAAATAAATATTTTGGATATTCAGCAAATGACACTTTAAATCTAGCACAAGGCTTGTATGAAAAGAAGCTAATCACATATCCAAGAACAGATAGCAGGTATTTAACCGATGACATGGATAATACTATGAAAGAATTATTAAAAGGACTTGAAGATGATTTTAAAATCAATGAATCAAACTTTAAGTCTATTTTTAATTCATCTAAAGTTACAGACCACTATGCAATTATTCCAACTATATCAGGTATTGGAAAAGCCAAAGATTTATCTGATAAAGAAAGCAAAATCTATAATCTAATTAAGAATAAATTACTTGCTTCATGTTCGGATAACTTAAAGGAATCTAGTAGAAAAATCAGATATGAATATGACAAGTTTAACTTTAGTGCAAGTGGCAAGGCTATAATCGATGAAGGTTATGCCAAGTATTTAAAGCCTTATGGGAAAGAAAGACAAGAAAATGAATTACCAGATGTAAAGACTGGAGATAAAATTAAGCTAACTTCTAAAAATATATCTGAGAAATTTACAAAAGCTCCAAGTCATTATAATGAAGATACACTTTTAAAATCTATGGAGAATGCAGGAGTAGAATCTTTGGATAAAGATATAGAAGTGGAGAGAAAAGGTTTAGGAACACCAGCAACAAGAGCAGGAATTATTGAAAATCTTATCCATAAGGATCTCATAAGAAGAGATAAGAAAAATTTACTTGTAACAGAAAAAGGCAATAGGCTTGTATCAATTGTAGAGGATAAGTTTAAATCAGCAGAAACAACATCTGAATGGGAGATGAAACTTGCAAAGATTAGCTCTGGCGAAGTAGATAAAGAAGACTTTTTAAGAGAAATAGAAGATAGTATAAGGGAGCTTGTAGATAGGTACAAGAATAATCTAAATGAATAA